A single region of the Manihot esculenta cultivar AM560-2 chromosome 12, M.esculenta_v8, whole genome shotgun sequence genome encodes:
- the LOC110627505 gene encoding acyl carrier protein 2, mitochondrial has product MAATGAFLKHLRVTVRAVPQNPRPNTGLFALSFNAILRRFSEEVRGSFLDKSDVADRVVSVVKNFQKVDPSKVTPNAHFQNDLGLDSLDTVEVVMALEEEFGFEIPDNEADKISSISLAVDFIASHPQAK; this is encoded by the exons ATGGCGGCGACAGGAGCTTTCCTGAAACACTTGAGGGTGACCGTTCGGGCTGTACCTCAAAACCCTAGACCGAATACCGGCCTCTTCGCCCTTTCGTTCAATGCAATACTGCGCCGTTTCTCTGAGGAGGTGAGAGGCTCCTTCCTTGACAAATCCGATGTCGCAGATCGTGTTGTCTCCGTCGTGAAGAATTTTCAGAAGGTCGATCCTTCCAAG GTCACACCAAATGCCCATTTCCAAAATGATCTTGGTTTAGATAGTTTGGACACTGTGGAGGTTGTGATGGCCCTTGAAGAAGAGTTTGGATTTGAGATCCCTGATAATGAAGCAGATAAGATCAGTTCCATCAGCCTTGCTGTTGACTTTATAGCTTCTCACCCTCAGGCTAAATAG